The Anomaloglossus baeobatrachus isolate aAnoBae1 chromosome 7, aAnoBae1.hap1, whole genome shotgun sequence sequence AAGTGGTGCAATAattaaaaacactggagtggtgctttaaatctatttATTAGAAAGCCTTTCCAagataactttttttttaaatgctaatcCTTATAATTTTTGAAAAGGTGAATCCCATTTCAGAAAAAACACAACTTTTAGTTGTAAATAAATCAGGATACAATTTGTTTTTATAGAACTAAGTTTATTTCCATAATTACAGTTTCAATTATTTTaaaaccttcttccttccacattaccTTTGGATATTATCCATTTATTAGTTTCAGCAGGAAATGTGAATTGATAATAGACAGTATTTCCGTATTTATACCTGTTGTGTATCTGAAAGCAAAGCTGTCAAGATGCGAATGTGTTTAAGTAGAAAAATGATACAGCCCAAGTCTCCGTACACATCAAGTAGCAAACACACAGAAAGTGGCCTGTAGATTTGTACAGCAGGACTACTAGAATTTCTTTTAATTATTCATCATAAAGGTGTGATATGTGGTTCTAGTGACAGCATTGAAGAACAACAGATTTGTCGCATACATTTCATAAGATCATAACCTACAAAGCAAGACTTCATGTTATCTAGATAATCCAGTGTCCGCGATCTGCCACATGATGGCAATGCAGCACCGCAGAACCAGCGATTCAATGGCAGAAAACAATTAAGGTAGTATATTCCTCTTGGATCTGACCAGGCAAACACCTGATATGTAGAAGGTGAGGTTTATGAAAGGTGTATACACAAAccttttacaaaaaaataaaaaacctttctGCTTCTAGCATTTTGGAGTTCAAATAATTTCCATTCATCTGTATACATTTCAGGTAATGAGTAGTTGCACTCGCCTCTATTAATATTTGGAGCCGTAATCCCTTAAATTGTTTTGTAAAAGTCTACAAGATTGGGTAATTTTGCTTGAATTATCATATAAAGGGATCAAACAAGCTCTACGTCTCCGCCGACTGTGTGATTGCTACTCAATTTTAGGATTATATGTTGTTGCATTCAGGTTTAAATTGCTATAATGATCTATGACAAGGTAGAGGTGTGTAATAGGTGAAGTGGCTGGTATTCAACTCCTCATGGTTTAAAGTGAaccacctgtcaccaggtttttcccttataagccgtGGCCTCCTCCAGTGAGGTCTTATATACTGTaacctagaatactgtatataagagccaaggtcgctctgtataacataatagATATTTTATTATACTCAACTGTGGGGCGGTCgggtctgatgggcgtcgctgctcagtcctgtgtcttctcttttttatgcagtcgccgtcctccttcccagccccgtgtgggtgacgtgtcctatgtcatccccACAGAGGCCTCCATTACACTCCTGTGTAGGcgctctttgatctgccctgctgagggcagcgaagtactgtaatgcacagatgCAGGGAAAGTCAAAGAATGTTGGCgcatgcgcactgcaatactttgggCAGATCAATGTGCACTTGCGCAGGAGcataatggaggcctctgtgtggatgacgtaggatgcatcatccacacggagctggaaGAAGGATGGCGATGGAAGGAAGATGAAAAGTGCTGGACCGAGACCAGCGACTGCCATCGCCCGGTTGCCCTGCAGGTGAGTGTAATAcaggtgtttttttacattatacagataggcctgggctcttatatacagtattctagaatacaagAGCTTACTCCTGGTAACCGCAGcttataggctatgtgcccacgggggaaagtgtcctgtggttatatccgcaggacattccgcaggatctcccagaaatccgcagcacaacgtttgtctgtttccatgctgcggtttatttgcggaatgtcctgcggatatggttcgggcattctgcattgaggatacagtaccatggctccggcactgcatcctcaatgcagaacaagtgctgagtgatcggtgcgttcatacctccatcacgcagcacttatctccgtctccggccgtgtttacactatgaaggagaaggtgggcgggcctgaactagctccggctgtcacatgactggagctcgtgcaggccccgcccacctcctccttcctgctcctgtgcatcgagggaaagtgaccgggtgtctgctatcaaggcaggtaagtatgggaccaaggcaggggatttccgcaggtaatgctgcaggaataattgacatgcagttatgtgcggctgtgggatatccgcagtatattccgcaaccgcacattccgcaacgtggacacagcactccccatgtcccataggataacatggggactgtctgtacatgctgaaacttgcggatttatctggaaaatccagataaagccgcaggttttccgcggcaaaatccatagaagcaagctcccgtgggcacagggccataggggaaaatcctggtgacaggttcccgatAAGTGAAACTCCATATTAAAAGATAAGACGACACATTCTGTATAATTTCTTTAAACCATGCAGTTGAAGTTCCACTTTAGATCAGTTCATAATGCTGCACAACAGAATTGCTGTTCTTCAATTTAATCGCACCAACATTACAACTGTGTATACATCTACAACGTACACATACGAAAAGGAACGTTTTTCTGTCCATCTTACTTTCTTGAGCATTTGTGCTAGGCTTTACATGGAATGTGAGCTCAAATCACGCAACTCCAGTGACAAGagaaataaataacattttctgTTATAAAACTATATGTGGCATCTATAAAagctataacattttttttttcctgcaatttaCTTGATGATTAGGAACATCTAAAAAGGTTCAAGAACAAAAAAAGATATTTAGAAGAACAGTGCAAGAATCATAGATATGTAAATAAATTAGATTATAAAAGTTGTGACTTTTTCACCCAGAATTGTGTCTCTAATGGAGCACATGGAACTATTTCAGAACACAAAACTAGACGTCCATATGTCCCATCACTGGTAGGAGAGGAAGGGCAAAGGCAACCAAATACAGGCAGTTCTAGTTATACTCGTCTACATAGGATATATGGCTATTAGCAACATTTAATAAAAATCCCCCTTGGGCAACTTTCACCTCTAGAGCAGTAGTTTGAGACGGTGAGGCCGGCCTCACTCCAATTAAGCTCATTTCCATGATATACTggatacagaataaaaaaaatgtaagataTAGTACAGATATATTTTCCATATTGGCATGGACTTCAACAATGGTGAGGCCCGAGTTAAAATATGTGGGGAAAAAAAAGCCTTTTTTGCTATAATCTATATTCTTAAAATTAACCCCGCAAAATACAACTTCAAAAACAGGAGCCTACAAGGAGAACCAGAAAACTATACAGAGCAGAACACCTCCAGCCTGTATTTTAGTAACAAGATATACAGCCTCTTTGGAAGCAATTGAGAGTAGTACTAGTGCAAAAGCATAAAAACTTTCCATAACATTCAGCagtgccacatatatatatatatctatggaaCAACAGATCACGTCATCAGGAAACAACACAGTCTTCTTTATTTTTGCCCTTTCCTCTCCTTGGGCTCATATCCGAGCCATCTTCCATCCGAATATCTTCAAGAGATTGTCTGTCTACTGACGATCCTAATGATGCACAGGGTATTTCACTCTCTCCGGTGTACTTTTCACTTCGCATGGTATCATTATCTttatcatcctcctcctctgtTTCTTCACCCTCTTGTGTGGATTCTCCTTCACTACTGAAAACCTCAGGTGGCACTATTTCCTTTGGGCTTTCAGCTGTGCTTGACAGAGTTTCATCTGCATTCTGGATGTTGTCACAATCTACGTCAGGAGGCAATAAATCTTCTCTTTGGTCTACTACCTTATGATCTTCCCTTTCCAAGGATACATCTTGACTCTCTTCCTCTGGGATAGGTTTATGCACGCTTTGATCACCACTGTCCTCTGGGATGACAGAGTCAACTATAGACTCTTCCTCCGTTACACTATTCCTTTTGCTAACAATGTGAGACTCTGAAACGTCCAATGTTTTGTTGTCATTATCGCTTACCACCTGTGCAGCTACATTGGTAGAAGATAACAGAGTGTCTTGTGATGGTTGGTCAACGGCAGAGATAATCTCACCATCATCAATAACTTCACTCTTCTCAGCAACAGACAATGTTTCATCCTTTTTGTTTTGATCCACAATAGTTTGTGACCCTGATTCTTCCAAAGGAGAAAGCGGAGGTTCGATCTTCTCTTCCACAATTACTTCTTGTTCTAGATCTACATTTTTATCGCTAGTTATTGTTTCTGACAACTCTGTACCAAGGTCTTCGAGATTGGCGTTTTCTTTATTAGTGTCCGGTTTACTCTCCGAGCTCTCATTCTTACAGATAGTGACATTAGGTTCGTCTGTAGTTTCAGTTTCTCCATCCATGGTGAACTGATCATCAGCTTCTGGGATGTACTCCTCTTGGCTGGTTTTTGGTTCCTCTCTTTCACATTCACTCAAACAACCTGCGTCATCTTCAGAAAATGCACTCATTGTACTGGGAGGTTCATCGACATAATCAATAGCATCCTGGAAGACATCACTTCCTGATGGGCTTATATCACTCTGCTTTGATGTTGTGTCACCATCTACCTCTGATAAGTTCTCCAAAACTTCAGTCAGTGACATTTTCTGCAGATCTTCTCTTATATCATAAGAAATCTCTCCCTTTTGCTCATCCACATGGGTTTCAGATTTGTGGCTACCGACATCAACAGGTTCCATCTCCACCATGGAATTGCCATTTTCCTTCTCATTGCTCTCACATATTACTTCTCCACCCTCTGTGTGCAACTGAATTTCTTTCTGAGCATCTTGTGCAACTTCTTCTCTATCTTGCTCTGTCTGAGAAGGTTGACCTTCACCCACCACTGAGGTGGTCGCCTTTTCTTCCATTGTTTCTTCTGTTTTTCCTACAAAAACCACGGACAAAAGAATGAAGCATCCTCTGACTTTTCAAAAGCCACATCCCCCAGCAGAGGTCAGAAAAAGACAGGGAATGAATGTTTTCTGCTCAAGAGTAGGTAGAAAAGCAACAGGTTGGATAGTGCAGAGATAAAGAACCCACCGTTCGAAGCCCGGATGGTTGATGAAGAGAAGAAACATACAgcaaagcagattttttttttttacattctgaaAAAAGAGATCCTTCAGTCTACTCTGGAAGGGTTCAGCTTGCTGCGAAATAGTCAAAATGACAGTAAACTTTATACATcaggaaaaaaaattatgaaaaataaaTACTGTGATCTTCTGCCtcctagattaaaaaaaaaatgttgattcggATTAGAAAAACATATTTCCTTTTTAGTATTTAAGGCACTTTGATCATTTCCAAAAAAGAAGAAGGCAGCCAGGGTGAGGTCTTCTACAGCTAGTGCCAAAGATTAAAACATTCAGATAGCCCGTTCCTCATCAGACGCATGTACAGTACGGGAATGATTACAAACCACGGATAACTAATAATTACCAGATATATGTAGCTCCATCCAGGTGGGAACAACGACTGCAGTCTACATCTGATACTTGTTTTATAGCCTAGCTTGCCTTTATACAGCCGTCTACTTTTACTTTGGAACAGGG is a genomic window containing:
- the LRRFIP1 gene encoding leucine-rich repeat flightless-interacting protein 1 isoform X6 codes for the protein MGTQGPGRKRHPNREKLSAEDHALNQIAREAEARLAAKRAARAEAREIRMKELERQQKEIYQVQKKYYGLDTKWGDIEQWMEDSERYSHRPRRNLQASDEDDVMSVTSRSSLRTNGYEDELLGATQYRKYSRSSTGSGDTIPSSREAPRDEAMSAYYSDLSLANAPLTAKSPQQSTLNGNRPSLLNCNSLPSRSQRGSLYDEGVTSSSRRSSSSRPPSEYSCYLGSGSRASSRASSARASPVVEERSDKDFVEKSGRPVSGLSAATLASLGGTSSRRGSGDTSISVDTEASIREIKEISELKEQIEDVEGKYMQGLKEMKDSLAEVEEKYKRSMVTNAQLDNEKTSLQYQVDTLREVLLEMEEEVAESRRQYEEKQKECERQKHEQGVLRFQLAEMKEALEQREALMTALERQKEFFDPVRTERDALRDEVTQLKDALKKHGIVLDSDGTLNGDTSIENHVNSDGPPDPPVRAVSMGKTEETMEEKATTSVVGEGQPSQTEQDREEVAQDAQKEIQLHTEGGEVICESNEKENGNSMVEMEPVDVGSHKSETHVDEQKGEISYDIREDLQKMSLTEVLENLSEVDGDTTSKQSDISPSGSDVFQDAIDYVDEPPSTMSAFSEDDAGCLSECEREEPKTSQEEYIPEADDQFTMDGETETTDEPNVTICKNESSESKPDTNKENANLEDLGTELSETITSDKNVDLEQEVIVEEKIEPPLSPLEESGSQTIVDQNKKDETLSVAEKSEVIDDGEIISAVDQPSQDTLLSSTNVAAQVVSDNDNKTLDVSESHIVSKRNSVTEEESIVDSVIPEDSGDQSVHKPIPEEESQDVSLEREDHKVVDQREDLLPPDVDCDNIQNADETLSSTAESPKEIVPPEVFSSEGESTQEGEETEEEDDKDNDTMRSEKYTGESEIPCASLGSSVDRQSLEDIRMEDGSDMSPRRGKGKNKEDCVVS
- the LRRFIP1 gene encoding leucine-rich repeat flightless-interacting protein 1 isoform X7, which translates into the protein MGTQGPGRKRHPNREKLSAEDHALNQIAREAEARLAAKRAARAEAREIRMKELERQQKEASDEDDVMSVTSRSSLRTNGYEDELLGATQYRKYSRSSTGSGDTIPSSREAPRDEAMSAYYSDLSLANAPLTAKSPQQSTLNGNRPSLLNCNSLPSRSQRGSLYDEGVTSSSRRSSSSRPPSEYSCYLGSGSRASSRASSARASPVVEERSDKDFVEKSGRPVSGLSAATLASLGGTSSRRGSGDTSISVDTEASIREIKEISELKEQIEDVEGKYMQGLKEMKDSLAEVEEKYKRSMVTNAQLDNEKTSLQYQVDTLREVLLEMEEEVAESRRQYEEKQKECERQKHEQGVLRFQLAEMKEALEQREALMTEIRQLQQKQEIGDREICDLKETIEWKDKKIGALERQKEFFDPVRTERDALRDEVTQLKDALKKHGIVLDSDGTLNGDTSIENHVNSDGPPDPPVRAVSMGKTEETMEEKATTSVVGEGQPSQTEQDREEVAQDAQKEIQLHTEGGEVICESNEKENGNSMVEMEPVDVGSHKSETHVDEQKGEISYDIREDLQKMSLTEVLENLSEVDGDTTSKQSDISPSGSDVFQDAIDYVDEPPSTMSAFSEDDAGCLSECEREEPKTSQEEYIPEADDQFTMDGETETTDEPNVTICKNESSESKPDTNKENANLEDLGTELSETITSDKNVDLEQEVIVEEKIEPPLSPLEESGSQTIVDQNKKDETLSVAEKSEVIDDGEIISAVDQPSQDTLLSSTNVAAQVVSDNDNKTLDVSESHIVSKRNSVTEEESIVDSVIPEDSGDQSVHKPIPEEESQDVSLEREDHKVVDQREDLLPPDVDCDNIQNADETLSSTAESPKEIVPPEVFSSEGESTQEGEETEEEDDKDNDTMRSEKYTGESEIPCASLGSSVDRQSLEDIRMEDGSDMSPRRGKGKNKEDCVVS
- the LRRFIP1 gene encoding leucine-rich repeat flightless-interacting protein 1 isoform X14: MGTQGPGRKRHPNREKLSAEDHALNQIAREAEARLAAKRAARAEAREIRMKELERQQKEVEERSDKDFVEKSGRPVSGLSAATLASLGGTSSRRGSGDTSISVDTEASIREIKDSLAEVEEKYKRSMVTNAQLDNEKTSLQYQVDTLREVLLEMEEEVAESRRQYEEKQKECERQKHEQGVLRFQLAEMKEALEQREALMTEIRQLQQKQEIGDREICDLKETIEWKDKKIGALERQKEFFDPVRTERDALRDEVTQLKDALKKHGIVLDSDGTLNGDTSIENHVNSDGPPDPPVRAVSMGKTEETMEEKATTSVVGEGQPSQTEQDREEVAQDAQKEIQLHTEGGEVICESNEKENGNSMVEMEPVDVGSHKSETHVDEQKGEISYDIREDLQKMSLTEVLENLSEVDGDTTSKQSDISPSGSDVFQDAIDYVDEPPSTMSAFSEDDAGCLSECEREEPKTSQEEYIPEADDQFTMDGETETTDEPNVTICKNESSESKPDTNKENANLEDLGTELSETITSDKNVDLEQEVIVEEKIEPPLSPLEESGSQTIVDQNKKDETLSVAEKSEVIDDGEIISAVDQPSQDTLLSSTNVAAQVVSDNDNKTLDVSESHIVSKRNSVTEEESIVDSVIPEDSGDQSVHKPIPEEESQDVSLEREDHKVVDQREDLLPPDVDCDNIQNADETLSSTAESPKEIVPPEVFSSEGESTQEGEETEEEDDKDNDTMRSEKYTGESEIPCASLGSSVDRQSLEDIRMEDGSDMSPRRGKGKNKEDCVVS
- the LRRFIP1 gene encoding leucine-rich repeat flightless-interacting protein 1 isoform X13, yielding MGTQGPGRKRHPNREKLSAEDHALNQIAREAEARLAAKRAARAEAREIRMKELERQQKEVEERSDKDFVEKSGRPVSGLSAATLASLGGTSSRRGSGDTSISVDTEASIREIKEISELKEQIEDVEGKYMQGLKEMKDSLAEVEEKYKRSMVTNAQLDNEKTSLQYQVDTLREVLLEMEEEVAESRRQYEEKQKECERQKHEQGVLRFQLAEMKEALEQREALMTEIRQLQQKQEIGDREICDLKETIEWKDKKIGALERQKEFFDPVRTERDALRDEVTQLKDALKKHGIVLDSDGTLNGDTSIENHVNSDGPPDPPVRAVSMGKTEETMEEKATTSVVGEGQPSQTEQDREEVAQDAQKEIQLHTEGGEVICESNEKENGNSMVEMEPVDVGSHKSETHVDEQKGEISYDIREDLQKMSLTEVLENLSEVDGDTTSKQSDISPSGSDVFQDAIDYVDEPPSTMSAFSEDDAGCLSECEREEPKTSQEEYIPEADDQFTMDGETETTDEPNVTICKNESSESKPDTNKENANLEDLGTELSETITSDKNVDLEQEVIVEEKIEPPLSPLEESGSQTIVDQNKKDETLSVAEKSEVIDDGEIISAVDQPSQDTLLSSTNVAAQVVSDNDNKTLDVSESHIVSKRNSVTEEESIVDSVIPEDSGDQSVHKPIPEEESQDVSLEREDHKVVDQREDLLPPDVDCDNIQNADETLSSTAESPKEIVPPEVFSSEGESTQEGEETEEEDDKDNDTMRSEKYTGESEIPCASLGSSVDRQSLEDIRMEDGSDMSPRRGKGKNKEDCVVS
- the LRRFIP1 gene encoding leucine-rich repeat flightless-interacting protein 1 isoform X12, encoding MGTQGPGRKRHPNREKLSAEDHALNQIAREAEARLAAKRAARAEAREIRMKELERQQKEASDEDDVMSVTSRSSLRVEERSDKDFVEKSGRPVSGLSAATLASLGGTSSRRGSGDTSISVDTEASIREIKEISELKEQIEDVEGKYMQGLKEMKDSLAEVEEKYKRSMVTNAQLDNEKTSLQYQVDTLREVLLEMEEEVAESRRQYEEKQKECERQKHEQGVLRFQLAEMKEALEQREALMTEIRQLQQKQEIGDREICDLKETIEWKDKKIGALERQKEFFDPVRTERDALRDEVTQLKDALKKHGIVLDSDGTLNGDTSIENHVNSDGPPDPPVRAVSMGKTEETMEEKATTSVVGEGQPSQTEQDREEVAQDAQKEIQLHTEGGEVICESNEKENGNSMVEMEPVDVGSHKSETHVDEQKGEISYDIREDLQKMSLTEVLENLSEVDGDTTSKQSDISPSGSDVFQDAIDYVDEPPSTMSAFSEDDAGCLSECEREEPKTSQEEYIPEADDQFTMDGETETTDEPNVTICKNESSESKPDTNKENANLEDLGTELSETITSDKNVDLEQEVIVEEKIEPPLSPLEESGSQTIVDQNKKDETLSVAEKSEVIDDGEIISAVDQPSQDTLLSSTNVAAQVVSDNDNKTLDVSESHIVSKRNSVTEEESIVDSVIPEDSGDQSVHKPIPEEESQDVSLEREDHKVVDQREDLLPPDVDCDNIQNADETLSSTAESPKEIVPPEVFSSEGESTQEGEETEEEDDKDNDTMRSEKYTGESEIPCASLGSSVDRQSLEDIRMEDGSDMSPRRGKGKNKEDCVVS
- the LRRFIP1 gene encoding leucine-rich repeat flightless-interacting protein 1 isoform X11, with the translated sequence MGTQGPGRKRHPNREKLSAEDHALNQIAREAEARLAAKRAARAEAREIRMKELERQQKEIYQVQKKYYGLDTKWGDIEQWMASDEDDVMSVTSRSSLRVEERSDKDFVEKSGRPVSGLSAATLASLGGTSSRRGSGDTSISVDTEASIREIKEISELKEQIEDVEGKYMQGLKEMKDSLAEVEEKYKRSMVTNAQLDNEKTSLQYQVDTLREVLLEMEEEVAESRRQYEEKQKECERQKHEQGVLRFQLAEMKEALEQREALMTEIRQLQQKQEIGDREICDLKETIEWKDKKIGALERQKEFFDPVRTERDALRDEVTQLKDALKKHGIVLDSDGTLNGDTSIENHVNSDGPPDPPVRAVSMGKTEETMEEKATTSVVGEGQPSQTEQDREEVAQDAQKEIQLHTEGGEVICESNEKENGNSMVEMEPVDVGSHKSETHVDEQKGEISYDIREDLQKMSLTEVLENLSEVDGDTTSKQSDISPSGSDVFQDAIDYVDEPPSTMSAFSEDDAGCLSECEREEPKTSQEEYIPEADDQFTMDGETETTDEPNVTICKNESSESKPDTNKENANLEDLGTELSETITSDKNVDLEQEVIVEEKIEPPLSPLEESGSQTIVDQNKKDETLSVAEKSEVIDDGEIISAVDQPSQDTLLSSTNVAAQVVSDNDNKTLDVSESHIVSKRNSVTEEESIVDSVIPEDSGDQSVHKPIPEEESQDVSLEREDHKVVDQREDLLPPDVDCDNIQNADETLSSTAESPKEIVPPEVFSSEGESTQEGEETEEEDDKDNDTMRSEKYTGESEIPCASLGSSVDRQSLEDIRMEDGSDMSPRRGKGKNKEDCVVS
- the LRRFIP1 gene encoding leucine-rich repeat flightless-interacting protein 1 isoform X9 — translated: MGTQGPGRKRHPNREKLSAEDHALNQIAREAEARLAAKRAARAEAREIRMKELERQQKEIYQVQKKYYGLDTKWGDIEQWMASDEDDVMSVTSRSSLRSAYYSDLSLANAPLTAKSPQQSTLNGNRPSLLNCNSLPSRSQRGSLYDEGVTSSSRRSSSSRPPSEYSCYLGSGSRASSRASSARASPVVEERSDKDFVEKSGRPVSGLSAATLASLGGTSSRRGSGDTSISVDTEASIREIKEISELKEQIEDVEGKYMQGLKEMKDSLAEVEEKYKRSMVTNAQLDNEKTSLQYQVDTLREVLLEMEEEVAESRRQYEEKQKECERQKHEQGVLRFQLAEMKEALEQREALMTEIRQLQQKQEIGDREICDLKETIEWKDKKIGALERQKEFFDPVRTERDALRDEVTQLKDALKKHGIVLDSDGTLNGDTSIENHVNSDGPPDPPVRAVSMGKTEETMEEKATTSVVGEGQPSQTEQDREEVAQDAQKEIQLHTEGGEVICESNEKENGNSMVEMEPVDVGSHKSETHVDEQKGEISYDIREDLQKMSLTEVLENLSEVDGDTTSKQSDISPSGSDVFQDAIDYVDEPPSTMSAFSEDDAGCLSECEREEPKTSQEEYIPEADDQFTMDGETETTDEPNVTICKNESSESKPDTNKENANLEDLGTELSETITSDKNVDLEQEVIVEEKIEPPLSPLEESGSQTIVDQNKKDETLSVAEKSEVIDDGEIISAVDQPSQDTLLSSTNVAAQVVSDNDNKTLDVSESHIVSKRNSVTEEESIVDSVIPEDSGDQSVHKPIPEEESQDVSLEREDHKVVDQREDLLPPDVDCDNIQNADETLSSTAESPKEIVPPEVFSSEGESTQEGEETEEEDDKDNDTMRSEKYTGESEIPCASLGSSVDRQSLEDIRMEDGSDMSPRRGKGKNKEDCVVS
- the LRRFIP1 gene encoding leucine-rich repeat flightless-interacting protein 1 isoform X10, encoding MGTQGPGRKRHPNREKLSAEDHALNQIAREAEARLAAKRAARAEAREIRMKELERQQKEIYQVQKKYYGLDTKWGDIEQWMEDSERYSHRPRRNLQASDEDDVMSVTSRSSLRVEERSDKDFVEKSGRPVSGLSAATLASLGGTSSRRGSGDTSISVDTEASIREIKEISELKEQIEDVEGKYMQGLKEMKDSLAEVEEKYKRSMVTNAQLDNEKTSLQYQVDTLREVLLEMEEEVAESRRQYEEKQKECERQKHEQGVLRFQLAEMKEALEQREALMTEIRQLQQKQEIGDREICDLKETIEWKDKKIGALERQKEFFDPVRTERDALRDEVTQLKDALKKHGIVLDSDGTLNGDTSIENHVNSDGPPDPPVRAVSMGKTEETMEEKATTSVVGEGQPSQTEQDREEVAQDAQKEIQLHTEGGEVICESNEKENGNSMVEMEPVDVGSHKSETHVDEQKGEISYDIREDLQKMSLTEVLENLSEVDGDTTSKQSDISPSGSDVFQDAIDYVDEPPSTMSAFSEDDAGCLSECEREEPKTSQEEYIPEADDQFTMDGETETTDEPNVTICKNESSESKPDTNKENANLEDLGTELSETITSDKNVDLEQEVIVEEKIEPPLSPLEESGSQTIVDQNKKDETLSVAEKSEVIDDGEIISAVDQPSQDTLLSSTNVAAQVVSDNDNKTLDVSESHIVSKRNSVTEEESIVDSVIPEDSGDQSVHKPIPEEESQDVSLEREDHKVVDQREDLLPPDVDCDNIQNADETLSSTAESPKEIVPPEVFSSEGESTQEGEETEEEDDKDNDTMRSEKYTGESEIPCASLGSSVDRQSLEDIRMEDGSDMSPRRGKGKNKEDCVVS
- the LRRFIP1 gene encoding leucine-rich repeat flightless-interacting protein 1 isoform X8 yields the protein MGTQGPGRKRHPNREKLSAEDHALNQIAREAEARLAAKRAARAEAREIRMKELERQQKEIYQVQKKYYGLDTKWGDIEQWMEDSERYSHRPRRNLQASDEDDVMSVTSRSSLRSAYYSDLSLANAPLTAKSPQQSTLNGNRPSLLNCNSLPSRSQRGSLYDEGVTSSSRRSSSSRPPSEYSCYLGSGSRASSRASSARASPVVEERSDKDFVEKSGRPVSGLSAATLASLGGTSSRRGSGDTSISVDTEASIREIKEISELKEQIEDVEGKYMQGLKEMKDSLAEVEEKYKRSMVTNAQLDNEKTSLQYQVDTLREVLLEMEEEVAESRRQYEEKQKECERQKHEQGVLRFQLAEMKEALEQREALMTEIRQLQQKQEIGDREICDLKETIEWKDKKIGALERQKEFFDPVRTERDALRDEVTQLKDALKKHGIVLDSDGTLNGDTSIENHVNSDGPPDPPVRAVSMGKTEETMEEKATTSVVGEGQPSQTEQDREEVAQDAQKEIQLHTEGGEVICESNEKENGNSMVEMEPVDVGSHKSETHVDEQKGEISYDIREDLQKMSLTEVLENLSEVDGDTTSKQSDISPSGSDVFQDAIDYVDEPPSTMSAFSEDDAGCLSECEREEPKTSQEEYIPEADDQFTMDGETETTDEPNVTICKNESSESKPDTNKENANLEDLGTELSETITSDKNVDLEQEVIVEEKIEPPLSPLEESGSQTIVDQNKKDETLSVAEKSEVIDDGEIISAVDQPSQDTLLSSTNVAAQVVSDNDNKTLDVSESHIVSKRNSVTEEESIVDSVIPEDSGDQSVHKPIPEEESQDVSLEREDHKVVDQREDLLPPDVDCDNIQNADETLSSTAESPKEIVPPEVFSSEGESTQEGEETEEEDDKDNDTMRSEKYTGESEIPCASLGSSVDRQSLEDIRMEDGSDMSPRRGKGKNKEDCVVS